A region of Micromonospora chokoriensis DNA encodes the following proteins:
- a CDS encoding cell wall anchor protein, which translates to MTAFHRSALARAGVVALLAAGGLATVAAPAQAADQADLALVPLSYELAKGVKAAKAKPFKFRVDNSRSTVDAKGVSYTANVSQLDKNMVGFVVPDGCQVKGKTFTCQLGDLPAGTSEEFGIPLFSTGGRGDAGTLVVTIKSTTVDPKRGDNKVEHAITVAKPGYDLTSWVQDVQANVVVNGVKGDDPNLRPVRRGETVPLDWAVYNDGSRKATGIFYGLTLPVGVTFAQKPEGCLEQVFQGKQQLFCEDAGAVVKPGQYYTSDVQVTVGDDVTEPVLHEGDLFAYGLDGAAGQPEEEPEVASQAQRKAFTEVDVMDNHTTFEAFVDLTASPTPTPTPTPTATPTPTPTATPTGTPTPSGTSTPGTTTSPAAGGGGGGGGLPVTGVQAGLIGGIGALILLAGGALLVLSRRRKVVLVAPGDEKSTD; encoded by the coding sequence ATGACAGCGTTCCACCGCTCGGCCCTGGCCCGCGCCGGTGTCGTGGCTCTGCTCGCGGCCGGTGGCCTGGCCACCGTTGCCGCCCCCGCGCAGGCCGCCGACCAGGCCGACCTGGCCCTGGTGCCGCTCAGCTACGAGCTGGCCAAGGGTGTCAAGGCGGCCAAGGCCAAGCCGTTCAAGTTCCGGGTCGACAACAGCCGGAGCACGGTCGACGCCAAGGGCGTCAGCTACACCGCCAACGTCAGCCAGTTGGACAAGAACATGGTCGGCTTCGTGGTGCCCGACGGTTGCCAGGTGAAGGGCAAGACGTTCACCTGCCAGCTCGGCGATCTGCCGGCCGGCACCAGCGAGGAATTCGGCATCCCGCTGTTCTCCACCGGTGGTCGTGGCGACGCGGGCACGCTGGTGGTCACCATCAAGTCGACCACCGTCGACCCCAAGCGCGGCGACAACAAGGTCGAGCACGCCATCACCGTCGCCAAGCCCGGCTACGACCTGACCAGCTGGGTGCAGGACGTCCAGGCCAACGTCGTGGTGAACGGCGTCAAGGGCGACGATCCCAACCTGCGCCCGGTGCGACGGGGCGAGACGGTGCCACTGGACTGGGCGGTCTACAACGACGGCAGTCGCAAGGCGACTGGCATCTTCTACGGCCTGACCCTGCCGGTGGGCGTCACCTTCGCGCAGAAGCCGGAGGGCTGCCTCGAGCAGGTGTTCCAGGGCAAGCAGCAACTGTTCTGCGAGGACGCCGGCGCGGTGGTGAAGCCGGGGCAGTACTACACCTCCGACGTCCAGGTGACCGTCGGCGACGACGTGACCGAGCCGGTGCTGCACGAGGGTGACCTCTTCGCGTACGGACTGGACGGTGCCGCCGGGCAGCCCGAGGAGGAGCCGGAGGTGGCGAGCCAGGCGCAGCGCAAGGCGTTCACCGAGGTCGACGTGATGGACAACCACACCACCTTCGAGGCGTTCGTTGACCTGACCGCCTCGCCGACGCCGACGCCGACTCCCACGCCGACCGCCACTCCCACTCCCACTCCCACGGCGACGCCGACCGGTACGCCCACGCCGTCCGGCACGTCCACCCCGGGCACCACCACCTCGCCGGCTGCCGGTGGCGGTGGCGGCGGCGGTGGGTTGCCGGTCACCGGTGTGCAGGCCGGTCTGATCGGTGGCATCGGCGCGCTGATCCTGCTCGCTGGCGGCGCCCTGCTGGTGCTCTCCCGCCGGCGCAAGGTCGTCCTGGTCGCCCCCGGCGACGAGAAGTCGACCGACTGA
- the mqnC gene encoding cyclic dehypoxanthinyl futalosine synthase: MTVSREIDDILQRGADGGRITPEEALLLYTEAPFHALGEAADAVRRRRYPDNVVTYLIDRNINYTNVCVTACKFCAFYRAPKHQEGWTHPTEEILRRCGEAVELGATQVMLQGGHHPDYGVEYYEELFSSVKQAYPQLVIHSIGPSEILHMAKVSGVSLDEAIARIKTAGLDSIAGAGAEMLPERPRKAIAPLKESGERWLEVMELAHRQGIESTATMMMGTGETHAERIEHLRMIRDVQDRTRGFRSFIPWTYQPENNHLKGRTQATTLEYLRLVAVARLFFETVPHLQASWLTTGKDVGQLALHMGVDDLGSIMLEENVISSAGARHRSNLHELIGMIRSADRIPAQRDTLYNRLAVHHTPADDPTDERVVSHFSSIALPGGGAGKSLPLVEVN; this comes from the coding sequence GTGACGGTGAGCCGGGAGATCGACGACATCCTGCAGCGCGGTGCGGACGGCGGGCGGATCACGCCCGAGGAGGCGTTGCTGCTCTACACCGAGGCGCCCTTCCACGCGTTGGGCGAGGCGGCGGACGCGGTGCGCCGGCGGCGCTACCCGGACAACGTCGTCACCTATCTGATCGACCGCAACATCAACTACACGAACGTCTGCGTGACGGCGTGCAAGTTCTGCGCTTTCTACCGCGCGCCCAAGCACCAGGAAGGGTGGACCCACCCGACCGAGGAGATCCTTCGCCGGTGCGGCGAGGCGGTCGAGCTGGGCGCGACCCAGGTGATGCTCCAGGGCGGGCACCACCCGGACTACGGCGTGGAGTACTACGAGGAGCTGTTCTCCTCGGTCAAGCAGGCCTACCCGCAGTTGGTCATCCACTCGATCGGCCCGAGCGAGATCCTGCACATGGCGAAGGTGTCCGGGGTGAGCCTGGACGAGGCCATCGCCCGGATCAAGACCGCCGGCCTGGACTCGATCGCCGGCGCCGGTGCGGAGATGCTGCCCGAGCGGCCGCGGAAGGCCATCGCGCCGCTCAAGGAGTCGGGCGAGCGCTGGCTGGAGGTCATGGAGCTGGCCCACCGGCAGGGCATCGAGTCGACCGCCACCATGATGATGGGCACCGGCGAGACGCACGCCGAGCGGATCGAGCACCTGCGCATGATCCGGGACGTGCAGGACCGCACCCGCGGCTTCCGGTCCTTCATCCCGTGGACGTACCAGCCGGAGAACAACCACCTCAAGGGCCGCACCCAGGCGACCACGCTGGAATACCTGCGGCTGGTGGCGGTGGCCCGGCTCTTCTTCGAAACCGTTCCGCACCTGCAGGCGTCCTGGCTGACCACCGGTAAGGACGTCGGCCAGCTCGCGTTGCACATGGGCGTGGACGACCTCGGCTCGATCATGCTGGAGGAGAACGTCATCTCCTCCGCCGGTGCGCGGCACCGCTCCAACCTGCACGAGCTGATCGGCATGATCCGCTCGGCGGACCGGATCCCCGCGCAGCGGGACACCCTCTACAACCGGCTCGCCGTGCACCACACGCCGGCCGACGACCCGACCGACGAGCGGGTGGTCTCGCACTTCTCCTCGATCGCGTTGCCCGGCGGCGGCGCGGGCAAGTCCCTGCCGCTGGTCGAGGTCAACTGA
- the paaE gene encoding 1,2-phenylacetyl-CoA epoxidase subunit PaaE has product MTVTITRPVRRRPVFHRLSVAAVDRLTDDSVAVTFAVPEELRETFAFRAGQHLTVRRVAEDGTDVRRSYSICSTPDDLARRGRLRIGVREVPGGAFSAFACGALRSGDTVEVLPPLGTFTTAFAPDRVRHYGAVVAGSGITPVLGLVATALAVEPASTFTLVYGNRTANTVMFAEELADLKDRYPTRLHLVHVLSREQGESPLLSGRIDAERLGRLLGSIVPGDLIEEWFLCGPYGMVVDVRDVLTGRGLPDSAVHTELFHVDAPPEPVRRPVDQVGAGAEVTIVLDGRSSSFTMGREERVLDAALKVRGELPYACKGGVCSTCKAKVVDGAVTMARNYALEPDELAAGYVLTCQSSPTTDKLTVDYDA; this is encoded by the coding sequence GTGACTGTCACCATCACCCGTCCGGTCCGCCGGCGGCCGGTCTTCCACAGGTTGTCGGTCGCCGCCGTCGACCGGCTCACCGACGACTCTGTTGCGGTGACCTTCGCCGTACCCGAGGAACTGCGGGAGACCTTCGCCTTCCGCGCGGGCCAACACCTCACCGTCCGTCGCGTGGCCGAGGACGGCACTGACGTGCGCCGGTCGTACTCGATCTGCTCGACCCCCGACGACCTGGCCCGGCGCGGCCGGTTGCGGATCGGGGTGCGGGAGGTTCCCGGGGGCGCGTTCTCGGCGTTCGCCTGCGGGGCGTTGCGCAGCGGCGACACGGTCGAGGTGCTGCCGCCGCTGGGCACGTTCACCACGGCGTTCGCGCCGGACCGGGTGCGGCACTACGGCGCGGTCGTCGCGGGCTCCGGCATCACCCCGGTGCTCGGCCTGGTCGCGACCGCCCTGGCCGTCGAGCCGGCCAGCACCTTCACACTGGTGTACGGCAACCGCACGGCGAACACCGTGATGTTCGCCGAGGAGTTGGCCGACCTGAAGGACCGCTATCCCACCCGGCTGCACCTGGTGCACGTGCTGTCCCGGGAGCAGGGCGAGTCTCCGCTGCTCTCCGGTCGGATCGACGCGGAGCGGTTGGGTCGGTTGCTCGGCAGCATCGTGCCGGGCGACCTGATCGAGGAGTGGTTCCTCTGCGGCCCGTACGGCATGGTGGTCGACGTCCGGGACGTGCTGACCGGTCGAGGGCTGCCCGACTCGGCGGTGCACACCGAGTTGTTCCACGTCGACGCGCCGCCGGAGCCGGTCCGCCGTCCCGTCGACCAGGTCGGCGCCGGAGCCGAGGTGACGATCGTGCTGGACGGTCGATCGTCCAGTTTCACCATGGGGCGTGAGGAGCGGGTGCTGGACGCCGCGCTGAAGGTACGCGGCGAGCTGCCGTACGCCTGCAAGGGTGGCGTCTGCTCGACCTGCAAGGCGAAGGTCGTGGACGGCGCGGTCACGATGGCCCGCAACTACGCGCTGGAGCCCGACGAGTTGGCCGCCGGGTACGTGCTCACCTGCCAGTCGAGCCCGACCACCGACAAGCTCACTGTCGACTACGACGCCTGA
- the paaD gene encoding 1,2-phenylacetyl-CoA epoxidase subunit PaaD, with protein MVNPRAAAASVVDPEIRVVTIDELGILRAVEEDPASGRVTVTITPTYTGCPAMDVIRADIRRALAAAGHPDAEVETVYSPPWSTDWISEAGRAKLAAAGIAPPARVSAPGVVALTLAVRCPLCGSPETEQVSRFGSTACKALWRCRSCSEPFDHLKAL; from the coding sequence GTGGTAAACCCCAGGGCGGCGGCCGCGTCGGTGGTGGACCCGGAGATCCGCGTCGTCACCATCGACGAGTTGGGCATCCTGCGGGCGGTCGAGGAGGACCCGGCCAGTGGCCGGGTCACCGTCACCATCACCCCGACCTACACCGGCTGCCCGGCGATGGACGTGATCCGGGCCGACATCCGTCGCGCGCTGGCCGCCGCCGGTCACCCGGACGCGGAGGTCGAGACCGTCTACAGCCCACCGTGGAGCACCGACTGGATCTCCGAGGCCGGGCGGGCCAAGCTTGCCGCCGCCGGGATCGCCCCGCCGGCCCGGGTGTCCGCTCCGGGTGTCGTGGCGCTGACCCTCGCGGTGCGCTGCCCGCTGTGCGGCTCGCCGGAGACCGAGCAGGTCAGCCGGTTCGGCTCCACCGCATGCAAGGCGCTGTGGCGGTGCCGTTCCTGCTCCGAACCCTTCGACCACCTGAAGGCGCTGTGA